The genome window TCCGAACATCGCTGCGACGAGCAGCACGGAGATCAGGTTCAGCAAAATCCCGGTCAGCGCCTGCCAGCCGCCTTTCAACGTCTCCGGATTGCGTTTAATCTGGCGGATCGCCACAAACCCGAGCACCATCCCGAGCGGCCCCATCAGCAATATGAAAAAGTTCAAAAACGGAATGATCACCGTCACCAGCGAGCAGGCGCCCAGCACCAGCGAGGCGACCGACAACCGGTTGGTCTGGAGAAAAGGCCTCGGTTCACTCATCTATCAAACACTCCCTACTTACAGTCATCAAACGAATCGAATCTATTATACCTTAGAAACGAAAAAAACGCCCCCGGTGGAGGCGTTTTCCAGATCCCGCGATTAACGGGAGTAGAATTCGACGATCATCGATTCTTGAACTTGCTGCGGCATTTCTTCGCGGGACGGGTAACGGACATAGGTCGCTTGCAGAGCGTTTTCGTTCCAGTCCATGTAAGCCGGACGGGAAGTCACGCCAGCCAGCGCGTCTTTCACAGAGACGATATCGTGGGACTTCTCGCGCAGGCTGATCACGTTGCCCGGGCGAACTGCGAACGATGCGATGTCGACTTTGTTGCCGTTGACGGTGACGTGGCCGTGGTTGACCAGCTGACGAGCGCCGTCGAGGGTGCGTGCAAAGCCCGCTTGGTACACGAGGTAGTCAAGGCGCGAGTTGAGCAGGCGAAGCAGGTTTTCGCCGGTGATGCCTTTTTGGCGTGCAGCTTCTTCGTAGTACGCGCGGAATTGCTTCTCGAGTACGCCGAAGATGTAGCGCAGCTTTTGCTTCTCTTGCAGCTGCAAGCCGTATTCGCTGATCTTCTTGCGCTTGGTCGGGCCGTGTTGACCCGGCGGGTACGGGCGCTTGTGCACCGGGCATTTTGCGGAGCCGCAAAGAGCTTGGCCAACTTGGCGGCAGAGTTTGTGTTTCGGTCCAGTAGTGCGTGCCATTGTAAGTATCTACTCCCTTATCTGTTCTTGATCTTGTGCAGCGTGAAACTGCTCCATTTCCTGAAGCATGTGCGAGAGCGGATCGATCACTTCAACGCCCTCGGAACGAAGTCTAGCCAACTCCTCTTCGGTCTCTTCGATGACCGATGCAAGGAGATAAGTGATGTCATTTTGCTTGTAAATAAGCACGTCGGGTTCGCATGTCTCCGACAAAATTAAAGAATACACGCCGGAACCGATTTTGACAAGTGCCTTTGTATGCAAATGGCATCCGGTTTCCTCCCATTTTGAGACAAAAACGTCGACATCCGCACTGTAAGGCCAATTTGTTAAAATGTGTTCCATGCAGTCGATGATTGGCTGCGGCTCGCGGTAATGGCCGACACCCCAGCACATCTGTACGACTTCCTTGCGTATTTTTTGAGCGAGCATAGCACATCACCTTTAATTGAAAATGATTCTCATTCGCCACTGCCTACTATAGCGGAATGAAGAGAGCTTGTAAACACCCAGACTCAAACACTCCTTCGTAGCGTAACCATCTGAGACATTTTCCAAACGGCGACTTTGTTATTTTTTGCTGTGCTGATCTTATTGGATCTCTTTTTGAGCGCCCGCTTCGTAACCGTTGACGATCAGCTCGAGCTTGCCGTTTTCCGGGTCGAAGATCAGGCCGTGCACCGGCACGTCTTTCGGGATCAGCGGATTTTCGCGGATCGATTTGACGACTTCGGCGACGTTCTCAATCGGATGGTGGAACGTGTCCACCCATTGCGACAAGGTGCCTTCGACCAGTTTGATCGCATCGGGCGAAATGCCGCGGTCGAGCATTTTTTCTTTGAGGCCGTCGGCGGTCGCCGTCGCCATGCCGCAGTCGAGATGACCGATGACGATGATCTCTTTGACGCCCAGCGCGTAGATCCCCATCACCAGCGACCGGATGACGACGCCAAAGGGGGAAGCGAGCGTGTTGCCGGCGTTTTTGATCACTTTCGCTTCGCCGCGCTGAATGCCCATCGCCCCTTCCAAAAAGTCGACCAGCCGTGTATCCATACAGGTGAAGATCGCCAGCTCCTTGCTCGGGATCTTCGAGACCGGCTTGCGGTTCTGCCCCTGCAGTTTCTGCCATTCCTCGACGAATCCTTCGTTGGCTTCCAAGACTTGCTCCAAGATGGTTTTGTTCATCTCTTACACCCCCGTTAGTATCCCTGTGCCTGACGCTGATGGTTAACTTCATTTTTTGCCAAATAGGCAGCTTCGATGTCGCCCGCCTGCAGGCCAAGCTGACCGCCCAGCCCGAGCAGTCCCGCCAGCAGAGCCTCCAGATCGCCCTGTGCGCGCGTGGCAGCCAGCCGGCTGCTCCGATCCATCAACTCGAGAAAAGACGCCGTGACGCTGTCTGCAGGAGCCGCTGCGGCCGGCTGCAGATCGGTATAGCCAAGCTCAAGAGCCAAACTGAGCGCAAAGTGCAGCACATCAACATACTCTTCTAAGATGATGTCGAGACCGGACGCCGGCTTTTTGCTCCAAAATTTAAAACATCTCGTCTCATTGGCGAGCTCCGCGAGTTCGACCTGCAGCGCGAGGAGTTTTTTCGGTACAAGATCCTGCCCGTGAAGTCCGTGCTCCGCTTTGATGCGGGCATCGAGTTCGCGCTGTAGAGTCAGCAGTTTATGTAGGTTCATCAAACGTCGATCCCCTCCGCTCTCCATAGTATCATAAAATCAGCGATGGGAAGAAAAAAGGAAGGGGCCGCCCTTCCGAAGGTATCAATCTTTTGATTTGGTCTGCGTAAACCGCCCGCTCCAGATAAAGAGCAGCATCATCAAGCCGACGAATACGAAGATGCCACAAGCAAACAGCAACGGCCACATACACGATCCCTCCGCCTCGACGGGTCGTGCTGCTGAAACTGCCGGGACTTGCGTCTACGCGGTGAGGTCGTGCAGCGAATCGGATGTGTTGTGGATCTGAATCGGAGGAATCGTCTTCTCCGTCCGGTTGATCAGATAGACGCAGAGCCCGCAGGAGATCAAAAACAGCAGCGCAGCAACAGTACCCAGTCCGAATGTCATGGTGAGTCCCTCCGTAATTGTGACAATTTTGTGTCTTCACTGTAACAAAAAGTTCGAAATTGCGCAACGATCGTTGTACAGTGAACCTTGTCGAATGTACGCGGGTTCCTCTTTACTATACGTGGGACAAAACCAGAGTAGACGCGGGTTTATTGAGTTTTCTGAAATGTCTAGGAGTTCGGGATTTTGAAGAAAGTACCAGTTGCTGAGCCGATGATGTGGCCCGCTTCGTCATAAACGTGCGACTCCAGCACGGAGATCGTCCGGCCGTTTTTCTGAAATTTCGTCTTGCAGGTCAGCGTGCCGTGTTTGGCTTCTTTCAAAAATTTCACCTGCAGGTCCAGCGTGACCGTCTTGTGGGTCGTGCCGTTGACGACAAAACAGGTCGCGCCCATCGCCGTGTCGATAAAAGTGGACAATATGCCCCCGTGCAGCATCCCGTAGCGGTTGCTGATCTCCGGGCGCACCTCCATCTTGTGAATAAACAGCTCACCGTCCTGGCCGGCGTACTGGTACGACATCAGCTCCTCGATGTAAGCGAGCGGGCTTTGGTTGGAGCGGATCTTCGCTTCGAGCAGACGCACCATAAACGCCTGGTCGTCCTCCGAAAGCGCGTCGAGCAAGGAGAGAATGTGTTCGCGGTGTTCCATAGGGTGTGGCTCCTTTCAAGCTTTGTGACTGCTGATGGTAGAGGTCGGCGGAACGCACAAGAAGCACGATACGTCAAAGAACCCATCTCTAAATGGGATTTTGCGTCGTGCTTATCTCGTATGCGCCCAGAAAGTAAAGGCGTAGGATTCCATATGCTCAGCCGCTACAGGTGGAGATGAATTCCATCCTAGCATCAGGCGAGTAAGCCGTCAAACTCCGGTTGCAGCAGCGAATAGAGACAGGCGTCGTGATGCTGTCCGCTCTGGTGCAGATAGCCGCTCGGCATACGATGACCGATCGCAGAGCTCTTTGATCAGCTTCATCGCACAATTCCTTCGCATCCCCTAGCGAAATTCACAGTTCTTCAATCGCCGGAAACCCGGCCCGGCTCCACAGCCACAGCGGGGTATGGACATCGATCGGGGCGATTCCGCTGCCCTGCAATGCTGCTTCCCACGCCTCGGCGACCTCTTGCCTGTCAACGGATGCACAAATGCCCAGCTTCGCGGTCGCTTGCAAGATGTGCGTATCGGGCGCGATGGTGATCAATTCACGATACTTCCAGCTTACTCCTGCGTACGTCTCCAGCACGTAGAGCCAATAGTTAAAAATCTTCGGCCCTGAAAGGTACGGAAACTCTGCCTTTCTCGTGCCTTGCATGATCTGTTTGAGCACCGCAAGATCAGAGTCGGCCGACTCGATCAGTCCTGTCACATCACCGAGGGAAGAGGAGTTGGCGATTCCCGCAGCCACGCGTTGCCAGATCTCAGGATGGCGATTCGGCTGCAGGGCGACCCGGTGGTGCAGCAGGGCTTCTGCCAACTGCGCACGCCCGCTTTTCATAGCCTTGTGCGGCGTGAAGACCCAGCGCGTTTGCTCATCGCGGTAGGCGTTGGCGACCGCCTCCCAGAGCGAGTACGAGTTGCGCTGGTAGTTCAGAGCCATCGCCAGCGTCAAAACATCGGGCAGCTCCTGCTCCGGCACCACGCCAAGCAAAGCGTCCTCCGGCATCGTCTCGCCGCCGAGCAAGCCGGCTTGATGCATGCGGATCAGAGCTTGAATCGTCTGCAGAAAGTTATGCTTCCTCATGTTTTTCCACCGGGATATAGATATCGAACGAATTATTTGGCAGCGTAGGGTTGAATCGTTCGTCGAACAGCTCGATCCAGGGAAGTGACGCCACCCGCCGATAGCCATGCTGCTTCAGCCATGCGAAGATCCCATGAAACGTTTCATCCACCGATACCCGTTCCACCGAACCGACATGTGTGAAACACACATACTCATGCTCCGGCACCTCGACGCGAACCATTCCCTCCGGCACATCTGCGCCCTGCTCCACGCCCACCGTCACAGAATAGGTGAAGCCGCTTTCCCGATGCAGCGCCAGCCCCCTTTTGATGACCGGTGTGATGACTTGCGCCATCTCATCCGCTTTCGCCAGCAGCTGAAACCACAACCGCGGCACCAGCACTTCCGCTTCCCCGCGCGCGGTGTAAGGAGCGGTAAATTCATAGCCGACCGCCTGATACGCCGGGAGCGTGAGCACTTGTCCTTCGAGGGTCGCGGCGGAAGTTGTCCGCAGCGCTGCGGGCAGCTCCACCTCGTTCAAGATTTGGTAGCCGCCATGCGCACCCGGTTCCGAATACAGCGGGACGCCCAGCTCGCCGAGCTCTTGCAGATAGCGCCACATCGTGCGATAGGAGACGCCCAACTCATCGGCCAGCTCGCGGACGGTAAATTTCTTTTTTCGGTTGACCAGCCTGATCAGCTCGATCAGCCGCTTGGACTTAGACAAAAAAATCCCACCCTAGTCTGTGGAAGTATGACAAAGTTTGACCAGATTCACTGTTATGATAAATCCAGAGGGTAAAATTTGTAAAGGACAGGAGTGCTTGCCATGAACATCACCATCGTGGAACTGCCGGAGAAGAAGTTGATCGGCGTGAAGTTCGCCGGACCGTTTGACGTCTTGCCGATTGAAATGCCGAAGCTGTGGACAATCTTTTTGGAGCGCGTCGCGGAGATTCCTCAGGTCGTAGCAGGAGCGTATTATGAGATCAGCGATGAAGATTTCAAGCATAAAATCTACACCGAATACCTGACCGTCGAAGTCGAGCGTTTTGACACCATCCCCTACGGCATGCTCGCCTTCGCCCTTCCCGCTCGCCAGTATCTGAAAGCCACCCACCGCGGGCCGATGAGCAGCGTGCAGGACACCTATCTGAATCTGTTCAAATGGATGAAAGAAAACGGGTATGAGCAAGACCTCTCCGCCCTCCGGATGGAGCGATATGATCGGCGCTTCCTCCCCACGGTGGACGATCATGCCCGGGAGGAGAATGAGTATGAGATTTTGATTCCGATCAAGTACGATACCCGACCATAAAAAAGACCTGAGTCGGGTCGAATACTGAACTCAGGTCTGGTCTTGCTCAAATCAATTAGGGATTGGGTAGCGTCGACTGTCCGACAAACACTTTGGACGGCGTTTTGTTGCTGCGTTTGATCGGGATTCGCTTAGGCGAGGAGACGATGCCATTGTTGACGGTAAACAGAACGATGCTGTTCGACCCAATCACCGCGCCGCCCTGCCCTTCCAGCACGTACGGGATTCCATGAATCGTACTGGTCGCATAGGTGTGGACATGTCCAACCAAAACTTTTTGCATCTTGTTGCGATTCGCGCTGAGCGTGTTCATAAAATCGCGATTTTTTGGCTTGGACAACGAAAATCCATCCTCTTGTTTGAGCGTGAAAGTCGTGCCGTTGGTGCGCGTCCATGTTCCGGTGCGCGGCGGAACGTGCATCACAACGACCGCTTTGCTTCCGGCAGGAGTTGTGCGCAGCGACTCCTTCAAGAAAGGCAGCGCATTTCCCGACTGCTCGAATCCATAGTAACTCGCGTAATCCGAACTGCTCAGCGCTGAGCTGGGGCCGATATCGTTAAGCATCACGACCCGCAGTCGGGGGACGTCAATTCGATAGTTGAGCTGTGCGGAAATATACTTGCGATACAGATTCAGAGGACCTGTGGGGCCTGTGCGTTCATGGTTGCCCGGTGCGATGAAGACGGGAATTTTGGAAGTGTCCATAAACTGGCTGATCTTCTGAGTGACATATTGGAACTGCTGTTGCGTGCCGGAGAAGACCACATCGCCGCCGATCAAAATGAACAGCGGTTTGGGTGTCTGTCGGGCAGCCGTCTCCAGCGCGCCAAGGAAAATCTGAAAACGTGTGACCGCATCTGCTCGCGTCGTGCCCCAGTCGAACCAGCTGTCTCCGAAGTAGACAAACCGAAAGGCAGAAGACTTGGGCAGCGATTGCAGCAACTTGCGGGCTTTTTCATAGATCGGTGCCACCGAATCACCTCCCTTCAGGCGAAATTTGTTTTTCGACCTACAGTTTTACAGCCTTGATGATGTCGAGTTTCTTGATGTTTCGAGTTCGGACTTGTCCGTTGCTGCCCATGTACTTCAGCGTGATGGAAGTTTGCGTTTCGGTCGTGACTTTGCCGTTGTAAATTCGAAACGACCCCATTGTGGTACCAGACACTTGAAGCCCATAACATGCGCCAACTTTAAAGTTCATCATTCGTTTCCTCCCTTCCGTCGTTCTCCCTATTAGAAAATGCGAGATTATCCGTTCTTGAAACGGCAAGTGTACGCAACGATTGCGGAAAAAGAAAAACAAGCCAGCGCGGTATCCCGTGCGAGCTTGCCTATTTCTAGTGATTCGATAAAGTTACTTCCGCGGCACGGCTTGTTCGCAAAATCTAGAGTGGAGCTCGCGAAGACATGGAGGAGGAATGCGTGTCTCCTCACTAATTTCTTGGTGCAAACAACATGATTGCAACGCCGATCATACAAATTCCTGCCCCAACCCAGTCGTACAAGTCGGGCGTTTTCTTATCTACCCACCAACCCCAAAAGACTGCGAGTATGATAAACACCCCGCCATATGCGGCATAGACCCTGCCGAAGCTTGGGAAGTTCTGCATGGTCGGAATGATCCCGTACAGAATGAGAATCACACTCCCAGCCACCCCATACCAGAGTGGTTTGCTTTCGCGCAGCCAGAGCCACACCAGATACCCTCCGCCAATTTCCGCCAAACCTGCAACGATGAACAAAACGATGGCGCTAATCATGTGCTGGACATTCCGTTTCCGTTAAGAGGTCGAATCGCCATTCATTGCAGCGCATGAAGTTTCCTTTCGGGTATTCGAATTCGCGCTCCCCCATCCATGTAAATCCAAGCTGCTGACAGATCGCGTTCGATGCGAGGTTGTCAACAGACGGGAAGGCGTACATGTATTTGCGCTTCTGCTCCGATCTGGCTTGGGCAATGGCCGCTCTTGCTGCGGCACTCCCGACACCTTTTCCTTGATAGGGTGGCAACACCGCCCAGCCCATCTCGTACGCATCCTCCTCGTTCCACACGCGTTCCCAATACCCGACAGTTCCAACCGCCGTCTGATCCACATTTGAAATGACACGAAACATTCGGCCCGTACCCGCTTCATTGATCGCAAGATAGTGCCGGTGGCGAGTCTGCAATTTTTGATCCGTCTCAGCTCCGCCCAAATGTTCCGTCATTTCCGGCGCATTGACTTGGCGCAGCAGATCCAGATCAGATTCTGTCCAAAGTTCGATCCGAACCGGCAATGCGTTTGTTCGGTTTGACATCGCTCTTCACTCCCACTTGTATGATTTTTTCCCACGAACCAGAACACACGTTTCCATGGTAAACAATCTGTGTTTCGTTGTCA of Tumebacillus sp. BK434 contains these proteins:
- a CDS encoding DUF4190 domain-containing protein yields the protein MSEPRPFLQTNRLSVASLVLGACSLVTVIIPFLNFFILLMGPLGMVLGFVAIRQIKRNPETLKGGWQALTGILLNLISVLLVAAMFGLVLMMI
- the rpsD gene encoding 30S ribosomal protein S4, translating into MARTTGPKHKLCRQVGQALCGSAKCPVHKRPYPPGQHGPTKRKKISEYGLQLQEKQKLRYIFGVLEKQFRAYYEEAARQKGITGENLLRLLNSRLDYLVYQAGFARTLDGARQLVNHGHVTVNGNKVDIASFAVRPGNVISLREKSHDIVSVKDALAGVTSRPAYMDWNENALQATYVRYPSREEMPQQVQESMIVEFYSR
- a CDS encoding carbonic anhydrase, producing the protein MNKTILEQVLEANEGFVEEWQKLQGQNRKPVSKIPSKELAIFTCMDTRLVDFLEGAMGIQRGEAKVIKNAGNTLASPFGVVIRSLVMGIYALGVKEIIVIGHLDCGMATATADGLKEKMLDRGISPDAIKLVEGTLSQWVDTFHHPIENVAEVVKSIRENPLIPKDVPVHGLIFDPENGKLELIVNGYEAGAQKEIQ
- a CDS encoding dUTP diphosphatase, whose product is MNLHKLLTLQRELDARIKAEHGLHGQDLVPKKLLALQVELAELANETRCFKFWSKKPASGLDIILEEYVDVLHFALSLALELGYTDLQPAAAAPADSVTASFLELMDRSSRLAATRAQGDLEALLAGLLGLGGQLGLQAGDIEAAYLAKNEVNHQRQAQGY
- a CDS encoding PaaI family thioesterase, yielding MEHREHILSLLDALSEDDQAFMVRLLEAKIRSNQSPLAYIEELMSYQYAGQDGELFIHKMEVRPEISNRYGMLHGGILSTFIDTAMGATCFVVNGTTHKTVTLDLQVKFLKEAKHGTLTCKTKFQKNGRTISVLESHVYDEAGHIIGSATGTFFKIPNS
- a CDS encoding GyrI-like domain-containing protein: MELPAALRTTSAATLEGQVLTLPAYQAVGYEFTAPYTARGEAEVLVPRLWFQLLAKADEMAQVITPVIKRGLALHRESGFTYSVTVGVEQGADVPEGMVRVEVPEHEYVCFTHVGSVERVSVDETFHGIFAWLKQHGYRRVASLPWIELFDERFNPTLPNNSFDIYIPVEKHEEA
- a CDS encoding GyrI-like domain-containing protein, giving the protein MNITIVELPEKKLIGVKFAGPFDVLPIEMPKLWTIFLERVAEIPQVVAGAYYEISDEDFKHKIYTEYLTVEVERFDTIPYGMLAFALPARQYLKATHRGPMSSVQDTYLNLFKWMKENGYEQDLSALRMERYDRRFLPTVDDHAREENEYEILIPIKYDTRP
- a CDS encoding metallophosphoesterase, whose amino-acid sequence is MAPIYEKARKLLQSLPKSSAFRFVYFGDSWFDWGTTRADAVTRFQIFLGALETAARQTPKPLFILIGGDVVFSGTQQQFQYVTQKISQFMDTSKIPVFIAPGNHERTGPTGPLNLYRKYISAQLNYRIDVPRLRVVMLNDIGPSSALSSSDYASYYGFEQSGNALPFLKESLRTTPAGSKAVVVMHVPPRTGTWTRTNGTTFTLKQEDGFSLSKPKNRDFMNTLSANRNKMQKVLVGHVHTYATSTIHGIPYVLEGQGGAVIGSNSIVLFTVNNGIVSSPKRIPIKRSNKTPSKVFVGQSTLPNP
- a CDS encoding YnfA family protein — translated: MISAIVLFIVAGLAEIGGGYLVWLWLRESKPLWYGVAGSVILILYGIIPTMQNFPSFGRVYAAYGGVFIILAVFWGWWVDKKTPDLYDWVGAGICMIGVAIMLFAPRN
- a CDS encoding GNAT family N-acetyltransferase translates to MSNRTNALPVRIELWTESDLDLLRQVNAPEMTEHLGGAETDQKLQTRHRHYLAINEAGTGRMFRVISNVDQTAVGTVGYWERVWNEEDAYEMGWAVLPPYQGKGVGSAAARAAIAQARSEQKRKYMYAFPSVDNLASNAICQQLGFTWMGEREFEYPKGNFMRCNEWRFDLLTETECPAHD